In Acidobacteriota bacterium, a genomic segment contains:
- a CDS encoding cytochrome c biogenesis protein DipZ, with translation MLLLVLAFLGGVLTIFSPCILPVLPFVFARADRSFRRSTLPLLVGMAVTFAIFAALATAGGQWIVRTNEYGRVVALVIMAALGVSLFVPAVAEWFMRPLVRLGATLRARVQPSGEQASPAGSVVLGAAIGLLWAPCAGPILGLVLGVAALSGFSTWTLGLLLAFAVGAAVSLAIVMLAGQRVFQSLKRGLGAEAWLRRALGAVVLAAVVAIVFGADTQLLAAVQYVNTNGIEQRLVAVLAHPRPVRAAAAFTGAGPSAASPRVPLVLGAAGDPVRPSRASAPQVQQVKLDNEGPMPSLSGATGWLNSQRLTRKSLRGKVVLIDFWTYSCINCLRSLPYIEGWAQKYKSQGLVVIGVHSPEFAFERDLSNVRAAVGRLKLTFPIAVDSDHKIWNAFNNEYWPADYFVDANGNIRFHHFGEGQYGESERVIQELLAEAHHQQLANSGGFVGDSGNGAEAAADVRQIGSPETYIGYARGERFDSPERLRIDRTATYSAPLRPSLNQWGLKGTWHVGAESAMLEQANGEVIYRFHARDLHMVMGSGTGKPIRFRIWIDGTQPGPDHGVDTNAAGFGTVTGYRLYQLVRQRGDVEGRTFTIEFLDPGVKVFTFTFG, from the coding sequence GTGCTGCTGCTGGTGCTGGCGTTTTTGGGGGGCGTGCTGACGATCTTCAGCCCGTGCATCTTGCCGGTGCTGCCGTTTGTGTTCGCGCGCGCCGACCGTTCCTTCCGGCGCAGTACGCTGCCGCTGCTGGTGGGCATGGCGGTGACGTTCGCCATCTTCGCGGCGCTGGCAACGGCCGGCGGGCAGTGGATCGTCCGCACCAATGAATACGGCCGGGTCGTAGCTCTGGTGATCATGGCGGCGCTGGGCGTAAGCCTGTTTGTGCCGGCCGTGGCGGAGTGGTTTATGCGGCCGCTGGTGCGCCTGGGGGCGACGCTGCGCGCGCGCGTGCAGCCCTCCGGCGAACAGGCGAGTCCGGCGGGCTCGGTGGTGCTGGGGGCGGCGATCGGCCTGCTGTGGGCGCCGTGCGCGGGGCCGATTCTGGGCCTGGTGCTGGGCGTGGCGGCGCTGAGCGGCTTTTCGACCTGGACGCTGGGCCTGCTGCTGGCCTTTGCCGTGGGCGCCGCAGTTTCGCTCGCCATCGTGATGCTCGCGGGCCAGCGCGTGTTTCAGTCGCTGAAGCGCGGGCTGGGCGCCGAAGCCTGGCTGCGGCGCGCGCTGGGAGCCGTCGTGCTCGCAGCCGTGGTGGCGATTGTCTTCGGCGCCGATACGCAACTGCTGGCGGCCGTGCAGTACGTCAACACCAATGGCATTGAGCAGCGCTTGGTCGCGGTGCTGGCGCACCCGCGGCCGGTGAGAGCCGCGGCTGCATTTACCGGCGCGGGCCCCAGCGCGGCTTCGCCGCGCGTCCCGCTTGTGCTCGGCGCGGCCGGGGACCCCGTTCGCCCCAGCCGCGCCTCCGCGCCGCAGGTGCAGCAAGTCAAGCTCGACAACGAAGGGCCGATGCCGTCGCTCAGCGGAGCGACAGGCTGGCTCAACTCGCAACGGCTGACGCGAAAGAGCCTGCGCGGCAAAGTGGTGCTGATCGATTTCTGGACGTACTCCTGCATCAACTGCCTGCGCTCGCTGCCCTACATCGAAGGCTGGGCGCAGAAGTATAAGAGCCAGGGGTTGGTGGTGATTGGCGTGCATTCGCCCGAATTCGCCTTCGAACGCGATCTGAGCAACGTGCGCGCTGCGGTCGGGCGGCTGAAGCTGACGTTCCCCATCGCGGTCGACAGCGACCACAAAATCTGGAACGCCTTCAACAACGAATACTGGCCGGCGGATTACTTCGTCGACGCCAACGGGAACATTCGCTTTCATCACTTTGGTGAAGGCCAATATGGCGAGTCGGAGCGCGTGATTCAGGAGTTGCTGGCCGAAGCACATCACCAACAACTTGCGAACAGCGGTGGTTTCGTTGGCGACAGCGGCAACGGCGCCGAAGCCGCGGCGGATGTGCGCCAGATCGGCTCGCCCGAAACCTATATCGGCTATGCGCGCGGCGAACGATTCGACTCGCCCGAACGGCTGCGCATCGACCGTACCGCCACGTATTCGGCGCCGCTGCGGCCCTCGCTGAACCAATGGGGCCTGAAAGGGACGTGGCACGTGGGGGCCGAGTCCGCGATGCTGGAGCAGGCCAACGGCGAGGTGATTTATCGCTTTCACGCGCGCGACCTGCACATGGTGATGGGTTCGGGCACAGGCAAGCCTATCCGCTTCCGCATCTGGATTGACGGCACCCAGCCCGGCCCCGATCACGGCGTGGATACGAATGCTGCCGGTTTCGGAACGGTCACCGGCTATCGACTGTATCAACTGGTGCGGCAGAGGGGTGACGTGGAAGGCCGGACGTTTACCATCGAGTTCCTGGACCCCGGCGTGAAGGTGTTTACGTTTACTTTTGGTTAG
- a CDS encoding PAS domain-containing sensor histidine kinase, protein MLPPITVPPAVERQLLNLSSDAIIVCAFDDNRIEFWSDGAEAMYGYSAEEALGHTTFELIRTEFPTSPAEIKAELRAQHVWAGELVHRTKDGCEVRVASRWYWHDGGSKQFFFEINRDVSARRRTEVALDQCNRDVGQMLRTRERFIAAISHELRTPLNAILGFSDLLLENGQGEWSEKQHRFVEHIHSGGRHILTLVDEMLDLARIDAGKLTPRPMRLQLAAAVQTTVYDMELPAQQKQIALTQQVAPELWVRADAARLRQILGNLLSNAVKFTPAQGQVWIDASPKDGSIELVVGDTGIGIEAGEQENAFQEFWRSNQAGPQSGAGLGLAITRRLVEAHGGSIRLESEAGHGSRFFVMFPAA, encoded by the coding sequence ATGCTCCCCCCGATTACTGTGCCCCCCGCGGTTGAGCGGCAATTGCTCAATCTAAGCAGCGATGCGATTATAGTGTGCGCGTTCGACGACAACCGCATCGAGTTCTGGAGTGATGGCGCCGAAGCTATGTACGGGTACAGTGCCGAAGAGGCGCTGGGCCACACCACGTTTGAACTCATCCGCACGGAATTCCCTACGTCGCCCGCCGAGATCAAAGCGGAACTGCGCGCGCAGCACGTCTGGGCGGGGGAGCTGGTGCATCGGACGAAGGATGGGTGCGAGGTCCGCGTGGCGAGCCGCTGGTACTGGCACGATGGCGGCAGCAAGCAATTCTTCTTTGAAATCAACCGCGATGTTTCGGCGCGACGCCGCACGGAGGTTGCACTGGATCAGTGCAATCGGGATGTCGGGCAGATGTTGCGCACGCGCGAGCGTTTTATCGCGGCCATCAGCCACGAGTTGCGTACGCCGCTGAATGCGATTCTGGGCTTTTCGGACCTGCTGCTGGAGAACGGTCAGGGGGAGTGGAGCGAGAAACAGCACCGTTTTGTAGAGCATATCCACAGCGGCGGACGGCATATTCTCACGCTGGTGGACGAAATGCTCGATCTGGCGCGCATTGATGCCGGCAAGCTCACCCCTCGACCCATGCGGCTGCAACTGGCTGCAGCGGTGCAAACGACGGTCTATGACATGGAACTGCCGGCGCAGCAGAAGCAAATTGCGCTGACGCAGCAGGTCGCCCCGGAACTTTGGGTGCGTGCGGACGCGGCACGGTTGCGACAGATTTTGGGCAATCTCTTGTCGAACGCGGTCAAGTTTACGCCCGCTCAGGGGCAGGTGTGGATCGATGCCAGCCCGAAGGATGGGTCCATCGAACTAGTGGTCGGGGATACGGGCATTGGCATCGAAGCAGGCGAGCAGGAGAACGCCTTTCAGGAATTCTGGCGTTCCAACCAGGCCGGTCCGCAGTCCGGGGCTGGACTGGGGCTGGCGATCACGCGCCGTTTGGTGGAGGCGCACGGCGGATCGATCCGGTTGGAAAGCGAGGCGGGGCACGGCAGCCGGTTCTTTGTGATGTTTCCCGCAGCCTGA
- a CDS encoding beta-glucosidase, translated as MSDGNWTRRKFLAATAVLPPALAWHFKPDKAPSFPAGFLWGAATSAYQIEGAADAPGKGLSVWDEFVTRPGVIADGQTGARACDFYHLYAHDIALMRALGLKAFRFSLAWARILPNGTGTVHQSGLDFYQHLVDALLEAGIEPIATLFHWDTPLALERRSGWQSRQMADWFADYAALAARSLGDRVRTWLTINEPRSFIGGGYVAGVQAPGLRLDRKAALNAAHVVLLAHGRAVQALRANAKQPLRIGLPNDISPALPWEDADPTAALEATFASSPEHFTAAHWWDENAWWFDPVYRGTYPAATLEALGPDAPAIAAGDMAVIHQPLDFLGANVYSGRYLHRPWPPGYPETANGWPITPEALYWAPRWLYERYHLPIFITENGCARRDSPSLDGGVHDPQRADFIARYLDALARAARAGTPIVGYLHWSLLDNFEWQDGYTQRFGLVYVDFTTLRRTPKTSAHASARYFTP; from the coding sequence ATGAGCGATGGCAATTGGACAAGACGAAAGTTCTTGGCGGCTACCGCCGTGCTCCCGCCGGCGCTCGCCTGGCACTTCAAGCCCGACAAGGCGCCGTCCTTTCCCGCCGGTTTTCTTTGGGGCGCGGCCACCTCCGCCTACCAGATCGAAGGCGCCGCCGACGCGCCCGGCAAAGGCCTCTCCGTCTGGGACGAATTCGTCACTCGTCCCGGCGTAATTGCCGATGGCCAAACCGGCGCTCGCGCCTGCGACTTCTATCACCTGTACGCACACGACATCGCGCTCATGCGCGCGCTCGGCCTCAAAGCCTTCCGCTTCAGCCTGGCCTGGGCGCGCATCCTGCCGAATGGTACCGGCACCGTGCATCAGTCCGGTCTTGATTTCTACCAGCACCTCGTCGATGCCCTCCTCGAGGCCGGCATCGAGCCCATCGCAACCCTGTTCCATTGGGATACGCCCCTCGCACTCGAGCGCCGCAGTGGCTGGCAATCGCGCCAGATGGCGGACTGGTTCGCCGACTACGCCGCCCTCGCCGCCCGCTCGCTCGGCGACCGCGTCCGCACCTGGCTCACCATCAACGAACCGCGTTCCTTCATCGGCGGCGGCTACGTCGCCGGCGTGCAGGCACCCGGCTTGCGCCTCGACCGCAAGGCTGCCCTCAACGCCGCCCACGTCGTGCTGCTGGCGCACGGCCGCGCCGTCCAGGCCCTGCGTGCTAACGCCAAGCAGCCGCTGCGCATCGGCTTGCCCAACGACATCTCGCCCGCTCTGCCGTGGGAGGACGCCGACCCCACGGCCGCCCTCGAAGCCACCTTCGCCTCATCCCCCGAGCACTTTACCGCGGCGCACTGGTGGGATGAAAACGCCTGGTGGTTCGACCCCGTCTATCGCGGCACCTACCCCGCCGCGACTCTCGAGGCCCTCGGCCCCGATGCTCCCGCCATCGCCGCAGGCGACATGGCGGTTATCCATCAGCCGCTCGATTTCCTCGGCGCCAACGTCTATTCCGGCCGCTACCTCCATCGCCCCTGGCCGCCGGGGTATCCGGAAACCGCCAACGGTTGGCCGATCACGCCCGAGGCTCTCTACTGGGCGCCGCGCTGGCTCTACGAGCGCTACCACCTGCCCATCTTCATCACCGAAAACGGCTGCGCCCGCCGCGACAGCCCCTCTCTCGACGGTGGCGTGCACGATCCCCAGCGCGCCGACTTCATCGCCCGCTATCTCGACGCCCTCGCCCGCGCCGCCCGCGCCGGCACCCCGATCGTCGGCTATCTCCACTGGTCCCTGCTCGACAATTTCGAGTGGCAGGACGGCTACACCCAGCGCTTCGGCCTCGTCTACGTCGACTTCACCACCCTCCGCCGCACCCCCAAAACCTCCGCCCACGCCTCCGCGCGCTACTTCACCCCATAG
- a CDS encoding response regulator — protein MDRCQPEGWVHRTSGRGYGHWHRSRRAGERLSGILAFQPGRSAVRGWTGAGDHAPFGGGARRIDPVGKRGGARQPVLCDVSRSLNRVKNILIAEDDPASRELLVEVLRKAGYSVVEASDGAEAVALLDQQRPDLVLLDIQMPKLDGFQVLQHLRQHLAAPQPRVVAMTAHALVGNREHALELGFDEYLTKPIEIAMLRRRIEELLENVADQPPERPIP, from the coding sequence GTGGATCGATGCCAGCCCGAAGGATGGGTCCATCGAACTAGTGGTCGGGGATACGGGCATTGGCATCGAAGCAGGCGAGCAGGAGAACGCCTTTCAGGAATTCTGGCGTTCCAACCAGGCCGGTCCGCAGTCCGGGGCTGGACTGGGGCTGGCGATCACGCGCCGTTTGGTGGAGGCGCACGGCGGATCGATCCGGTTGGAAAGCGAGGCGGGGCACGGCAGCCGGTTCTTTGTGATGTTTCCCGCAGCCTGAACAGGGTGAAAAACATACTGATTGCCGAAGATGATCCTGCCAGCCGTGAACTGCTGGTGGAGGTCCTGCGCAAGGCCGGCTACAGCGTGGTGGAAGCCAGTGATGGCGCCGAAGCCGTGGCTTTGCTGGACCAGCAGCGGCCGGATCTGGTCCTTTTGGATATCCAAATGCCCAAGCTGGACGGTTTTCAAGTGCTGCAACACTTGCGCCAGCACCTGGCCGCACCCCAGCCACGCGTGGTCGCCATGACCGCCCATGCCCTGGTGGGCAACCGGGAACACGCGCTGGAGCTGGGCTTTGATGAGTATTTGACCAAGCCGATTGAAATTGCCATGCTGCGCCGCCGGATCGAGGAACTGCTGGAAAATGTAGCCGACCAGCCCCCCGAACGTCCCATCCCGTAA
- a CDS encoding SHOCT domain-containing protein translates to MHGYGWWGGWWWIWWIVWIIIIIWAFAWWMPNRGDHRLTPLEVLQHRLARGEITPEDYERRKAILERDQFPPRPRE, encoded by the coding sequence ATGCACGGCTACGGATGGTGGGGCGGCTGGTGGTGGATCTGGTGGATCGTCTGGATCATCATCATCATCTGGGCCTTCGCGTGGTGGATGCCCAACCGTGGCGACCATCGCCTCACACCCCTCGAAGTCCTCCAGCACCGCCTCGCGCGCGGTGAAATCACGCCCGAAGACTACGAACGCCGCAAGGCCATCCTCGAGCGCGATCAGTTCCCGCCACGCCCGCGCGAATGA
- a CDS encoding protein phosphatase 2C domain-containing protein: MGLDRGPARRLRARHGRTRRGGTAYPRARRQRLPRRRGLVSWQLAGASVRGAQHERLGTPAQDALERRLLPNGAILALADGHGSAPATRSDIGAQLAVTVASALLSEIAASDPTPVDPTCLARELVDRWRSAVTSHAATHPLFPFPSSLFPLPSSLFPVYGTTVLAALATESHLLTLQLGDGDLLLVSPLGHVRRAWPRDGRLLGGETTSLCLPDAWREVRFARRALEPDAPALIFLCTDGYSNSFRTERGFLRVGRDILSMVRTHGIQQVERDLAVWLEEASRLGSGDDVTAGVLYRAEAGGK; encoded by the coding sequence CTGGGCCTCGACCGCGGTCCTGCGCGCCGCCTCCGCGCCCGCCACGGCCGCACTCGCCGCGGCGGCACTGCCTATCCCCGCGCCCGCCGCCAACGTCTCCCCCGCCGACGAGGTCTGGTGAGCTGGCAACTCGCGGGCGCGTCCGTCCGCGGCGCCCAACATGAGCGCCTCGGCACGCCCGCCCAGGACGCCCTCGAGCGCCGCCTGCTCCCCAACGGCGCCATCCTCGCCCTCGCCGATGGCCACGGCAGCGCCCCTGCCACCCGTAGCGACATTGGCGCCCAACTCGCCGTCACCGTCGCTTCCGCCCTCCTGTCTGAAATCGCCGCCTCTGACCCCACCCCAGTAGATCCCACCTGTCTGGCCCGCGAGTTAGTGGATCGCTGGCGCTCCGCCGTCACCTCCCACGCCGCCACGCATCCCCTTTTCCCTTTTCCCTCTTCCCTCTTCCCTCTTCCCTCTTCCCTCTTCCCCGTCTACGGCACCACCGTCCTGGCCGCGCTCGCGACCGAGAGTCACCTCCTCACCCTCCAGCTCGGCGACGGCGACCTGCTTCTGGTCTCACCTCTCGGTCACGTGCGCCGCGCCTGGCCGCGCGACGGCCGCCTGCTCGGTGGCGAGACCACCTCGCTCTGCCTGCCCGACGCCTGGCGCGAAGTTCGTTTTGCCCGCCGCGCGCTGGAGCCGGACGCCCCGGCGCTCATTTTTCTCTGCACCGACGGTTACAGTAACTCTTTTCGCACCGAGCGTGGCTTCCTGCGCGTGGGGCGCGATATACTCTCGATGGTGCGCACCCACGGTATCCAGCAAGTGGAACGTGATCTGGCAGTCTGGCTGGAGGAAGCTTCACGGCTGGGCAGCGGCGATGATGTGACGGCCGGAGTTTTGTACCGCGCCGAGGCGGGCGGCAAATAG
- a CDS encoding tellurium resistance protein — protein sequence MARRPGGELASRPLHFFWICDCSGSMQADGKIQSLNNAIREAIPHMQRAAGENPNAQVLVRALRFADGAHWHIATPTPVFQLRWEDLSAQGITDMGQAMEMLAEQLTIPPMTDRALPPVLVLISDGQPTDDFARGLRKLMEVPWARRAVRIAIAIGDDADHGPLRAFIGNPDVPVLQANGAESLVNYIRWASTAVLRAASAPATAALAAAALPIPAPAANVSPADEVW from the coding sequence ATGGCGCGACGACCCGGAGGCGAGTTGGCATCGCGGCCGCTGCATTTTTTCTGGATCTGTGACTGTTCCGGATCCATGCAGGCGGACGGCAAGATCCAGTCTCTAAACAACGCCATCCGCGAAGCCATTCCGCACATGCAGCGCGCCGCCGGCGAGAACCCCAACGCCCAGGTACTGGTCCGCGCGCTGCGTTTCGCCGACGGCGCGCATTGGCATATCGCCACCCCCACGCCCGTCTTCCAACTGCGCTGGGAGGATCTTTCCGCCCAGGGCATCACCGACATGGGCCAGGCGATGGAAATGCTGGCCGAGCAGTTGACCATTCCGCCCATGACCGACCGCGCCCTGCCGCCGGTGCTGGTGCTCATCTCCGACGGCCAGCCCACCGACGATTTCGCGCGCGGCCTGCGCAAGCTTATGGAAGTCCCCTGGGCGCGCCGCGCCGTGCGTATCGCCATCGCCATCGGCGATGACGCCGACCACGGCCCCTTGCGCGCCTTCATCGGCAACCCCGACGTGCCCGTCCTGCAGGCCAACGGCGCCGAATCGCTGGTCAACTACATCCGCTGGGCCTCGACCGCGGTCCTGCGCGCCGCCTCCGCGCCCGCCACGGCCGCACTCGCCGCGGCGGCACTGCCTATCCCCGCGCCCGCCGCCAACGTCTCCCCCGCCGACGAGGTCTGGTGA
- a CDS encoding FkbM family methyltransferase, translating into MNKVKLLRTAQSEVPFLKPLKTAWRYHHARLARKPSDPDFGSLRFIPDSSSGCYVDVGANQGQSIESIRLFQPHARIHAFEADPHLAARLQQRHRGSETVTVHPYGLGATPTDATLFTPVYKGFAYDGLASLDRNNAASWLGPETLYRFAPRRLVLRETACRTERLDDQRLNPVFIKIDVQGYELAVVRGGLETIRRFDPILMIEDLSHRPKLFALLESLGYQQYLFDDTGFYRADAGSAVNFLLMTDRRAATVVLSTARPQRHSLVAQPQ; encoded by the coding sequence GTGAATAAAGTCAAGCTCCTGCGCACCGCCCAAAGCGAGGTCCCCTTCCTCAAGCCGCTCAAAACCGCATGGCGATATCACCACGCCCGACTAGCACGTAAACCCTCGGATCCGGACTTCGGCTCTCTACGTTTCATTCCGGACTCATCGTCGGGCTGCTATGTCGATGTGGGCGCCAATCAGGGACAGAGTATCGAATCCATCCGGCTGTTCCAGCCGCACGCACGCATCCACGCCTTTGAGGCCGACCCCCACCTCGCGGCCCGGCTCCAGCAGCGGCATCGCGGCAGTGAAACTGTTACCGTTCACCCCTACGGCTTGGGAGCAACGCCCACGGACGCAACGCTATTCACGCCCGTTTACAAGGGCTTTGCCTACGATGGTCTGGCTTCGCTCGATCGCAACAACGCCGCTTCCTGGCTTGGCCCCGAAACCCTCTATCGGTTTGCCCCGCGGCGGCTGGTGCTGCGCGAAACCGCGTGCCGCACCGAACGGCTTGACGACCAACGCCTGAACCCAGTCTTCATCAAGATTGATGTCCAGGGCTACGAGCTGGCCGTCGTCCGCGGTGGCCTGGAGACGATTCGCCGCTTCGACCCGATCCTTATGATCGAAGATCTCAGCCATCGTCCCAAATTGTTCGCGCTGCTCGAATCCCTGGGCTACCAGCAGTATCTGTTCGACGACACCGGCTTTTACCGCGCCGATGCCGGCTCCGCCGTGAACTTCCTCCTCATGACGGACCGCCGCGCTGCCACCGTCGTCCTGTCTACCGCGCGGCCCCAGCGCCACTCCCTGGTCGCGCAGCCGCAATAA
- a CDS encoding choice-of-anchor D domain-containing protein, with amino-acid sequence MGALKVVRVVPLLLCAAVAAGAQSFVATAGPMTQARSDQAAVVLNSGKVLLAGGVGSETQGALASAELFDPSSSTFSRTGSMATARGAGVQAQLLRDGSVMVMGGGALGTPITSDIYHPATGNFSAGPDLSALDELYGSARLNDGRIFLLGSATNCTAAVCPMVVYLYDPRTQQLAPGGSLQDPPVERPAIVTLDDGKVLIYNGFPAAPGPTSPTNDYWIYDPSTGTAAQYVASTIPVAGAAAVKLKDGTVLICGGGSHDSGFHKECELYDPANNTVRYTTGTMAEARNAARAVLLDDGRALIAGGLNLTESGPDVEIYNPQIQTFSSAGNFNTERSEFSASLLANGSVLFAGGLDDSLTALKSAEVFQSVPVLPGFSLSADTTIATVNTGSAATFHITVQGSSGFSGSIALGCSGNNALTCAFAPATLSPGATSTLTVTGFNLSAGGLVKFSVTGTSGSTTHTLALAIALEPPKAVLAPAALSFGHETTGHKSDAQTVSLSNGGEGTLQISTIATSGPFSETNDCPASIDNGAPGCTITVQFAPVSAGAQSGTLTISDDAPFSPQAVQLSGTGFAPPAPAVTLSVAQLQFAAQAVGVAGLPQPVMLTNSGSADLTLTSIAASGDFQENDNCPATLAASKSCTVQVVFKPMAAGSRGGTLVFTDNAPNSPQSVALAGMGEVAASPGATLTPASLTFAAQALSTTSAAQTVTLGNATGDNLVVNAIGTGGDFAATNNCPVVLAPQQSCVITVTFTPTAMGQRTSALSVNAGGVTYAVPLAGTGIAGAAVAIKAAPGGSAAATVNPGDTAA; translated from the coding sequence ATGGGTGCTCTCAAAGTGGTGCGGGTTGTGCCGCTGCTGCTTTGCGCGGCGGTCGCGGCTGGGGCACAGAGCTTTGTGGCGACCGCGGGCCCGATGACGCAGGCGCGCTCTGACCAGGCGGCGGTGGTGCTCAACAGCGGCAAGGTGCTGCTGGCCGGCGGCGTCGGCAGCGAAACCCAGGGGGCGCTGGCTTCGGCGGAGTTGTTCGATCCCTCGAGTTCGACGTTTAGCCGGACCGGGAGCATGGCTACGGCGCGCGGCGCCGGGGTGCAGGCGCAACTGCTTCGGGATGGCTCGGTGATGGTCATGGGCGGCGGGGCGCTTGGGACGCCGATTACATCGGACATTTACCATCCGGCGACGGGTAATTTCAGCGCTGGACCGGATCTGAGCGCACTCGACGAACTGTACGGCAGCGCGCGGCTGAACGATGGCCGCATTTTTCTGCTGGGAAGCGCGACCAACTGCACTGCAGCGGTGTGCCCGATGGTGGTCTATCTCTACGATCCCAGGACGCAGCAACTGGCTCCGGGCGGCAGCTTGCAGGATCCGCCGGTCGAGCGTCCGGCGATCGTTACGCTCGACGATGGGAAGGTTTTGATCTATAACGGTTTCCCGGCAGCTCCGGGCCCTACCTCGCCGACCAACGATTACTGGATCTACGATCCCAGCACGGGGACGGCGGCGCAATATGTGGCATCGACCATTCCCGTCGCCGGCGCGGCGGCGGTGAAGCTGAAGGACGGCACGGTTCTGATTTGCGGCGGAGGCAGTCACGATTCGGGATTTCACAAAGAATGCGAGCTCTACGACCCGGCGAACAACACCGTGCGGTATACGACAGGCACGATGGCGGAGGCGCGCAACGCAGCCCGAGCGGTGCTGCTGGACGACGGGCGCGCGCTCATCGCCGGCGGTCTGAATTTGACGGAAAGCGGGCCGGACGTGGAAATTTACAACCCCCAGATCCAGACCTTCAGTTCGGCGGGTAACTTCAATACCGAGCGCTCTGAGTTTTCCGCTTCTCTGCTCGCGAACGGCAGCGTGCTGTTTGCCGGCGGCCTCGACGATAGCCTCACGGCGCTGAAGAGCGCGGAGGTGTTTCAGTCCGTGCCGGTGCTGCCGGGTTTTTCCTTGTCGGCAGACACCACCATCGCCACCGTTAATACCGGTTCGGCCGCGACCTTTCACATCACCGTGCAGGGCAGCTCCGGTTTCAGCGGGAGCATTGCGCTGGGCTGCTCGGGTAATAACGCGCTCACGTGCGCCTTCGCGCCCGCAACGCTGAGCCCGGGCGCGACCAGCACGCTGACGGTGACTGGCTTCAACCTGAGCGCGGGCGGGCTGGTCAAGTTCAGTGTCACCGGGACGAGCGGCTCGACCACCCACACGCTGGCACTGGCGATCGCGCTGGAGCCACCGAAGGCGGTGCTGGCGCCAGCCGCGCTCAGCTTTGGCCATGAAACCACAGGCCACAAGAGTGACGCGCAAACGGTCTCGCTCTCCAACGGCGGCGAGGGCACGCTGCAGATCAGCACGATCGCCACCAGCGGGCCGTTCAGCGAAACCAACGATTGTCCGGCGAGCATTGACAATGGCGCGCCGGGCTGCACCATCACGGTGCAGTTTGCGCCGGTCTCGGCCGGAGCGCAAAGCGGCACGCTCACGATCAGCGACGATGCGCCTTTCTCGCCGCAGGCGGTGCAGCTCAGTGGAACCGGGTTTGCTCCGCCAGCGCCCGCGGTGACGTTGTCGGTCGCCCAGTTGCAATTTGCGGCGCAGGCGGTGGGGGTGGCCGGTTTGCCGCAGCCGGTGATGCTGACCAATAGCGGTTCGGCTGATCTAACGCTGACGTCGATTGCGGCGAGCGGCGACTTTCAGGAAAACGACAACTGCCCGGCCACGCTGGCGGCATCGAAGAGCTGCACGGTGCAGGTCGTGTTTAAGCCGATGGCCGCCGGCAGCCGCGGCGGCACGCTGGTATTTACCGACAATGCCCCGAATAGCCCGCAGAGCGTGGCGCTGGCGGGGATGGGCGAAGTGGCTGCCAGCCCGGGCGCCACGCTCACTCCAGCCAGCCTTACCTTCGCGGCGCAGGCGCTCAGTACCACTAGCGCCGCACAGACAGTGACGCTGGGCAACGCCACTGGCGACAACCTGGTGGTGAACGCCATCGGCACGGGCGGCGACTTTGCAGCAACCAACAACTGCCCGGTGGTGCTGGCGCCGCAGCAGAGTTGCGTCATCACCGTGACTTTTACGCCCACGGCGATGGGCCAGCGGACGAGCGCACTCAGCGTCAATGCCGGCGGAGTCACGTACGCCGTGCCGCTGGCAGGCACGGGCATCGCCGGCGCGGCGGTGGCCATAAAGGCTGCGCCGGGCGGATCGGCTGCCGCGACGGTGAATCCGGGCGATACAGCGGCCTAG